The Tenebrio molitor chromosome 3, icTenMoli1.1, whole genome shotgun sequence genome contains a region encoding:
- the Hip1 gene encoding huntingtin-interacting protein 1 isoform X4: MTQALSKAINSQETPVKQKHVRSAIIGTFHTQGATTFWSIALRLPAMDDRIVAWKLCHVVHKILREGHPLCLVHSQRHKKDLDEIGKLWVHLREGYGKMIRLYTSLLMTKLDFHRKNPRFPGHLGVTPEELESIGGNDINNYFQMTVEMFDYLDNIIDLQAAVFGSLDMARSNSMTSAGQCRLAPLIPCIQDASKLYDYCVKILFKLHYSLPSDILSGHRDRFLKQFKLLKQFYQNTSNLQYFKDLIAIPPLPENPPNFLIQSDLRTYVTQEVVVPQEIEEEHPAEASLIDTSDVADTIDSHSSNSASPSPAHQEVIAERDFLRSQCEKLSSDVNLLLSKNQRVVEEFRNRITGLETELATKESELLQERQVKEDLMNQAFAVAQSQDSEQKVKDEKFNRLKDVYVKLRNDHIQKLREKAEVDKKLAQTMKRLEDLEQSKADLDSTIVQLRGQVSKVEERFQKSSCEQNDELEALKRDKELFNMETEILKKSINDACKERDDVVRELKGVQKQNEELRAKLEDLLGTMMHQQEEAEMARKNFDNEFNSMVAHCLESSEKILRNALDEVDNPALTALSCSPDYLRGLTKGCLMSLEYENNLVKCNDSYVVVTANEMTHRVAVFVLLGTATGNKSPDINFGERMADECKLLGEIILKILRCFKDRQDTSALQGQAVAKLEEVAALADNINVSLMGVNAGNLVDMLEDELAQMDKAIEEAANRIQDMLTKSRKADSGIKLEVNSKLLDSCTNLMEAIRILVKKARLLQAEIVAQGKGTASAKEFYKRNHQWTDGFISAAKAVGAAAKFLLTAADKVVSSNGKLEHMVVAAQEIAASTAQLVVASRVKADRNSNNLQQLTHASKGVTVATGTVVATVKDCSQLIDENEELDTTNLTLHQAKTLEMESQVRVLELEKELEQERNRLMALRKHHYKLEDENEA, from the exons ATG ACCCAAGCTTTGTCGAAAGCCATCAACAGTCAAGAAACACCAGTGAAACAAAAACATGTCCGCTCAGCAATCATCGGCACTTTCCACACCCAAGGTGCGACCACCTTTTGGTCGATCGCCCTCAGACTCCCCGCCATGGACGACAGAATCGTGGCGTGGAAGTTGTGTCACGTCGTGCACAAAATACTGAGAGAGGGCCACCCGTTGTGTCTCGTTCACAGCCAAAGACACAAGAAGGACCTGGACGAAATAGGGAAATTATGG GTGCACCTAAGAGAGGGCTACGGCAAGATGATCCGGTTGTACACGTCGCTCCTGATGACCAAGCTGGACTTCCACAGGAAGAATCCCAGATTTCCGGGTCACCTGGGGGTGACTCCGGAGGAACTGGAGTCGATCGGCGGCAACGACATCAACAATTA TTTCCAGATGACGGTGGAAATGTTTGACTATTTGGACAATATAATCGACTTGCAAGCGGCGGTCTTCGGGTCGCTGGACATGGCGCGGTCGAATTCGATGACGAGCGCAGGACAGTGTCGTCTGGCCCCGTTGATTCCTTGCATCCAGGACGCTTCCAAGCTGTACGATTATTGCGTGAAGATACTTTTTAAGCTGCACTACAGTCTGCCGTCGGACATACTCTCAGGGCACAGGGACCGATTCCTCAAACAGTTCAAGCTTCTGAAACAGTTCTACCAAAACACAAGTAACTTACAGTATTTCAAAGATTTAATCGCGATTCCTCCTCTACCAGAG AATCCTCCCAATTTCCTGATACAATCGGACCTTCGAACGTACGTAACTCAAGAAGTTGTGGTGCCTCAAGAAATCGAAGAGGAACATCCGGCCGAAGCTAGTCTCATCGATACCTCAGACGTTGCAGACACGATAGACAGTCACAGTAGTAACTCGGCGTCTCCCAGTCCTGCCCACCAGGAGGTCATAGCAGAGCGGGATTTTCTTCGAAGCCAGTGCGAGAAGTTGAG CTCTGACGTCAACCTTCTGTTGTCAAAGAATCAGAGAGTGGTGGAAGAATTTCGTAACAGGATCACCGGTCTCGAGACCGAGTTGGCAACGAAGGAAAGTGAGTTGCTGCAAGAGCGTCAAGTCAAGGAAGATCTGATGAATCAAGCGTTCGCCGTTGCTCAATCGCAAGACTCTGAAC agAAAGTGAAAGACGAAAAATTCAACAGATTGAAGGACGTGTATGTGAAGTTGAGAAACGATCACATCCAAAAGTTGCGGGAGAAAGCCGAAGTGGACAAGAAACTTGCTCAAACAATGAAAAGACTCGAAGACTTGGAACAGAGCAAAGCCGATCTCGATTCCACCATAGTGCAGTTGAGAGGTCAAGTGTCGAAAGTTGAAGAGCGCTTCCAGAAATCCAGTTGTGAACAAAACGACGAGTTGGAGGCGTTGAAACGGGACAAAGAACTGTTCAACATGGAAACGGAG ATTTTGAAGAAGAGCATTAATGACGCTTGCAAAGAAAGGGATGACGTGGTGAGGGAACTGAAAGGGGTGCAGAAGCAAAACGAAGAGTTGCGTGCGAAGCTGGAAGATCTGTTGGGCACGATGATGCATCAGCAGGAGGAAGCCGAGATGG CAAGAAAGAATTTTGACAACGAATTCAACAGCATGGTTGCGCACTGCTTGGAAAGTAGcgagaaaattttgagaaatgCTCTGGACGAAGTCGACAATCCGGCACTGACCGCCTTGTCATGCAGTCCTGATTACTTGCGAGGTTTGACGAAGGGTTGTCTGATGTCTCTAGAATACGAAAATAATCTGGTAAAGTGCAACGATTCGTACGTGGTGGTGACGGCCAACGAAATGACACATCGAGTAGCAGTTTTCGTCTTGTTGGGCACAGCCACCGGCAACAAGAGTCCCGACATTAACTTTGGGGAAA GAATGGCGGATGAGTGTAAGCTCTTGGGCGAGATAATCTTGAAGATACTGCGATGTTTTAAGGATCGACAGGACACCAGCGCTTTGCAAGGACAAGCTGTGGCCAAGCTGGAAGAAGTCGCGGCTTTGGCGGATAATATTAATGTTTCGTTGATGGGGGTTAACGCCGGCAATTTGGTGGACATGTTGGAAGACGAATTGGCCCAGATGGACAAAGCCATAGAAGAGGCCGCCAATCGAATTCAG GATATGTTGACAAAATCTCGAAAAGCAGATTCGGGAATCAAGTTGGAGGTTAACAGCAAACTGTTAGATTCCTGcacaaatttaatggaagCCATAAGAATTCTTGTGAAAAAGGCTCGGTTGTTGCAAGCCGAGATCGTCGCACAAGGAAAA GGAACCGCAAGTGCCAAAGAGTTTTACAAACGCAACCACCAATGGACCGACGGGTTTATTTCGGCAGCGAAAGCCGTAGGAGCCGCGGCGAAGTTTCTACT AACGGCAGCAGACAAAGTCGTCTCTTCCAATGGTAAATTGGAGCACATGGTCGTAGCAGCTCAAGAGATCGCGGCATCGACGGCTCAATTAGTTGTCGCGAGTAGAGTCAAGGCGGACAGGAACAGCAACAATTTGCAGCAGCTGACGCATGCGTCTAAGGGGGTGACTGTCGCGACGGGGACTGTGGTCGCGACGGTGAAAGATTGCAGTCAGTTGATCGACGAGAACG AGGAACTGGACACCACGAATTTAACTCTTCACCAAGCGAAAACGTTGGAAATGGAATCTCAGGTTCGAGTTTTAGAGCTGGAAAAGGAATTGGAACAAGAGAGGAATCGATTGATGGCGCTCAGAAAACACCATTATAAATTGGAAGATGAGAATGAAGCATAA